Proteins encoded in a region of the Paenibacillus pedocola genome:
- a CDS encoding aminopeptidase, whose protein sequence is MLDFKQKLENYALLAVKIGINIQPGQTLVINADIVSAELVRLIVRQAYEAGAKLVKVNYSDEIVTRTRYELAPSESFLEPPKWQADELEDLARNGAAFLSVVSANPDLLNGIEASRIADNQRTAGTAMAPYREMMMANHVSWSIVAYPSTTWAAKVFPNAAPETQVDLLWDAIFKAVRADQENPVEAWSNHLAGLKQRCDILNERKYRKLHFTAAGTDLTLELPEGHIWCQAGAVNGRGIPFLANIPTEEVFTAPLKTGASGKVSSTKPLSYGGNIIDKFTLTLENGKVTDFTAETGQEALASLLAMDEGSAYFGEVALVPFHSPISESGILYYTTLYDENASCHLALGAAYAFTLQDGIAMTKEQLAGHGMNQSLTHVDFMMGSPEMNIDGITDDGNTEPIFRAGNWASSI, encoded by the coding sequence ATGCTGGATTTCAAGCAAAAGCTGGAGAATTATGCCCTGCTTGCGGTTAAGATCGGGATTAATATTCAACCTGGACAGACGCTGGTGATCAATGCAGATATCGTATCTGCAGAATTAGTCCGCCTTATCGTGCGCCAAGCCTATGAAGCGGGAGCCAAGCTGGTCAAGGTTAATTATAGCGATGAAATCGTCACTCGAACCCGTTACGAACTCGCACCATCCGAAAGCTTCCTTGAACCGCCGAAATGGCAGGCGGATGAACTCGAGGATCTGGCCCGGAATGGCGCAGCCTTCTTGAGCGTCGTATCTGCCAACCCGGATCTACTCAATGGAATCGAGGCAAGCCGGATCGCCGACAATCAGCGTACTGCCGGAACAGCCATGGCCCCATATCGTGAAATGATGATGGCCAATCATGTAAGCTGGAGCATTGTTGCCTACCCTTCCACTACCTGGGCGGCCAAAGTATTCCCAAATGCAGCACCAGAAACACAGGTTGATCTGCTCTGGGATGCAATCTTTAAGGCAGTCCGCGCCGATCAGGAGAACCCCGTGGAAGCCTGGAGCAACCATTTGGCCGGCTTGAAACAACGCTGCGACATCCTGAATGAGCGTAAATACCGCAAACTGCATTTCACTGCAGCAGGCACAGATCTGACTCTTGAGCTGCCGGAAGGACATATCTGGTGTCAGGCCGGTGCTGTAAACGGACGGGGAATTCCCTTCCTCGCCAACATTCCGACTGAGGAAGTGTTCACTGCACCGCTTAAGACCGGTGCCAGCGGCAAGGTGAGCAGTACGAAACCGCTTAGCTACGGCGGGAATATCATCGACAAATTCACCTTAACATTAGAGAATGGCAAGGTAACAGATTTTACAGCAGAAACAGGTCAGGAAGCCTTGGCTTCGCTGCTTGCGATGGATGAAGGCTCTGCTTACTTTGGAGAAGTGGCACTGGTGCCCTTCCATTCTCCAATTTCGGAAAGCGGTATCCTCTATTACACTACCCTTTATGATGAGAATGCCTCCTGTCATCTGGCTCTTGGAGCAGCTTATGCTTTCACTCTGCAGGACGGTATTGCTATGACCAAGGAACAGCTGGCCGGCCATGGAATGAATCAAAGTCTTACCCATGTCGACTTCATGATGGGATCGCCGGAGATGAACATCGACGGCATTACGGATGACGGCAACACAGAACCGATATTCAGAGCAGGAAACTGGGCTTCAAGCATATAA
- a CDS encoding VOC family protein, translated as MTSPILNQIGAVFIPVSDIERSKNWYCSLLGLPLDGEVLFGHLYVVPMQGPGIVLDSKIFTSESVLKVPSFHLNTEDIDAAYDYVKASGAEILTDIEHDHWFNFKDPDGNVLMICRC; from the coding sequence GTGACAAGTCCGATTCTGAATCAGATTGGCGCCGTCTTCATCCCGGTCAGCGACATTGAAAGGTCAAAGAACTGGTACTGCAGCTTATTGGGACTTCCGCTGGATGGCGAGGTATTGTTCGGACATTTATATGTGGTGCCGATGCAGGGCCCGGGAATTGTTCTGGACAGTAAAATTTTCACTTCTGAATCCGTGCTCAAAGTACCTTCCTTTCATTTGAACACAGAGGATATTGATGCTGCTTATGATTATGTCAAAGCGAGCGGGGCAGAGATACTCACAGATATCGAGCATGATCACTGGTTCAATTTCAAAGACCCGGATGGGAATGTTCTGATGATTTGCCGCTGTTGA
- a CDS encoding GNAT family N-acetyltransferase, whose translation MIVTLRKLVPEDAAGLLSLQHALDRESSFMLLEPDERQTGLQQVKEMIESFTASETSILIGAEVNGGLAGYLSVRGGSVRRNKHSAYIVIGILQQYQGMGIGSGLFQEMEAWARSARIVRLELTVMTHNERGIALYKKCGFEIEGMKKKSLNIGGEWVDEYYMSKIID comes from the coding sequence ATGATCGTAACACTGCGTAAGCTCGTTCCAGAGGATGCTGCCGGACTGTTAAGTCTGCAGCATGCTCTGGACCGGGAGTCTTCATTTATGCTGCTGGAGCCTGATGAACGTCAGACCGGGCTGCAGCAGGTCAAAGAAATGATTGAGAGCTTTACCGCCTCGGAAACTTCGATATTGATCGGAGCAGAGGTGAATGGGGGGCTGGCCGGTTATTTATCGGTCAGGGGTGGCAGTGTAAGGCGGAATAAACATAGTGCCTACATTGTTATTGGTATCCTGCAGCAGTATCAGGGCATGGGGATCGGCAGCGGATTATTTCAGGAAATGGAAGCTTGGGCACGATCCGCGCGTATCGTACGCCTTGAACTTACTGTTATGACCCATAATGAGCGGGGGATCGCACTGTATAAGAAATGCGGATTTGAGATTGAAGGCATGAAGAAGAAATCTTTGAACA
- a CDS encoding TrkH family potassium uptake protein, whose translation MANLSLAHLRLTPPKILSLGFILLIAAGTLLLYLPAASTGDRISFIDALFMATSATCVTGLAVIDTGTELTVFGQVVLLVLFQFGGLGFVTMATLITLVLSKRISLKERLLLQESMNQNSMQGIVKLIRRVLIYSLVIQLSGAILLAARFLIDMPVGKALYYGLFHSVSIFNNAGFDLFGDVHGPFSGLTRYVEDPIVNITSMLLIFLGGIGFIVLSDVVDFPKRKRLTLHSKVVLSSSAALIVIGAAVFFWLELNSTLKPLHAGGKIMASFLQAITPRSGGVTTIEIPLLRESTQFLMILLMFIGAAPGSTGGGIKITTFALLVVTVYARIRGKEDIVMFRHRISKDNVYRAITMTLLSLILVVTATMLLSVTESADFLTVLFEAVSAFGTSGITMGLTPELTTAGKILVIILMFIGRTGPLTLAYAIKPKKNKELYRYPEGNITIG comes from the coding sequence TTGGCTAATTTATCACTCGCGCATCTTAGACTGACACCCCCCAAAATATTATCGCTTGGATTTATCCTGCTGATCGCAGCCGGAACACTGCTATTATATTTACCTGCTGCTTCGACGGGTGACCGTATTTCATTCATCGATGCATTATTCATGGCAACTTCAGCCACCTGTGTTACCGGACTTGCCGTTATTGATACCGGAACCGAATTGACCGTATTCGGCCAGGTTGTGTTACTGGTACTGTTCCAGTTCGGAGGTCTGGGTTTCGTAACAATGGCGACTTTAATTACGCTGGTGCTCAGCAAACGGATTTCACTGAAAGAACGGCTGCTGCTCCAGGAATCGATGAACCAGAATTCGATGCAGGGAATCGTAAAGCTGATCCGCCGGGTATTAATCTACTCGCTCGTCATTCAGCTCAGTGGAGCCATATTGCTTGCTGCAAGATTTTTGATAGATATGCCGGTTGGCAAAGCCTTGTACTACGGATTGTTCCATAGCGTTTCTATCTTCAACAACGCCGGCTTCGATCTCTTCGGAGACGTCCACGGGCCATTCAGCGGCCTTACCCGTTATGTAGAGGATCCGATTGTGAATATTACGTCCATGCTGCTGATCTTCCTCGGCGGCATTGGCTTTATCGTACTGTCAGACGTAGTTGACTTTCCGAAGCGCAAACGGCTGACCCTGCATTCCAAAGTAGTCTTGTCTAGTTCAGCAGCTCTGATCGTGATCGGTGCGGCAGTCTTTTTCTGGCTGGAGCTGAATTCTACGCTGAAACCGCTGCATGCCGGAGGTAAAATTATGGCCTCCTTCCTGCAGGCGATTACCCCGCGTTCCGGTGGCGTCACTACGATTGAGATCCCGCTGCTGCGCGAATCTACCCAGTTTCTGATGATTCTGCTGATGTTCATCGGGGCTGCGCCCGGATCTACCGGCGGCGGTATCAAAATCACCACCTTTGCCCTTCTGGTCGTTACTGTATATGCCAGAATCCGGGGCAAGGAGGATATTGTCATGTTCCGCCACCGGATATCCAAAGACAATGTCTATCGGGCGATTACAATGACGCTGTTGTCACTAATTCTCGTCGTAACCGCGACTATGCTGCTGTCGGTTACAGAGAGTGCAGACTTCCTGACCGTACTGTTTGAGGCTGTGTCCGCATTCGGCACCTCCGGTATAACGATGGGACTGACACCGGAGCTGACGACGGCCGGTAAAATTCTGGTCATCATTCTGATGTTCATCGGGCGGACAGGCCCCCTAACTCTTGCCTATGCGATTAAACCCAAAAAAAATAAAGAGCTTTACCGGTACCCCGAAGGCAACATTACTATCGGCTAA
- a CDS encoding aminopeptidase, with product MIDFAAKLSKYADLAVEIGVNVQPGQTLVVNAPISGAEFVRLITAKAYAKGASLVKVNWSDEFVTRQQFEHAAPEVFTKAPTWYAGEMTEFAENGAAILNVIAENPDALTGIDPERIANFQKTRGAALQRYRELQMSDKVSWSIVAIPSQPWADKVFPDVPAEERVDKLWEAIFHTVRLDREDPVAAWQEHLDTLEQKANVLNAKKYKSLHYIAPGTDLTIELPEGHLWAQGDSINAKGHSFVANMPTEEVFTAPLKTGVNGTVRATKPLSYGGNIIDGFSITFENGRIISVSAEQGQDSLEYLIGLDEGAKYLGEVALVPHKSPISESNILYFNTLFDENASNHLAIGTAYAFCLEGGKEMTQDELTAHGLNTSVTHVDFMIGSPEMDIYGISADGSQEPVFLKGNWAF from the coding sequence ATGATCGATTTTGCAGCAAAGCTTAGTAAGTATGCGGATTTGGCTGTTGAGATTGGAGTTAATGTCCAGCCGGGACAGACTCTGGTCGTGAATGCACCGATTTCCGGAGCCGAGTTTGTCCGTCTGATTACTGCCAAGGCCTACGCCAAGGGAGCAAGTCTGGTCAAAGTAAACTGGAGTGATGAATTCGTCACCCGCCAGCAATTCGAGCATGCCGCTCCGGAAGTATTCACGAAAGCACCTACCTGGTATGCCGGGGAAATGACCGAATTTGCTGAGAATGGCGCTGCCATCCTGAATGTTATCGCAGAAAATCCCGATGCGCTCACAGGTATTGATCCTGAACGTATTGCCAATTTCCAAAAGACACGTGGTGCAGCACTCCAGAGATACCGTGAGCTGCAGATGTCCGATAAAGTCAGCTGGAGTATTGTGGCTATCCCGTCACAGCCCTGGGCTGACAAAGTGTTCCCGGATGTGCCGGCTGAAGAACGCGTGGATAAGCTGTGGGAAGCCATTTTCCATACCGTGCGCTTAGACCGTGAAGACCCGGTAGCCGCCTGGCAGGAGCATTTGGACACCCTGGAGCAGAAAGCCAATGTCCTAAACGCCAAGAAATATAAAAGCTTGCATTACATAGCACCCGGTACCGACCTCACTATTGAGCTCCCGGAAGGCCATCTGTGGGCACAGGGTGACAGCATCAACGCGAAGGGCCATTCCTTCGTCGCCAATATGCCAACCGAAGAAGTATTCACTGCACCGCTTAAGACTGGTGTTAACGGTACTGTTAGAGCTACCAAACCGCTCAGCTACGGCGGGAATATTATTGACGGCTTCTCTATTACCTTTGAGAACGGACGTATCATCAGTGTAAGCGCCGAGCAAGGCCAGGATTCACTGGAATATCTGATCGGCCTGGATGAGGGCGCGAAATACCTGGGTGAAGTTGCGCTTGTACCGCATAAATCCCCGATCTCTGAATCAAACATCCTGTATTTCAATACCTTGTTTGATGAGAATGCCTCCAACCATCTGGCCATTGGCACAGCTTACGCTTTCTGTCTGGAAGGCGGCAAAGAAATGACCCAGGATGAGCTGACTGCACATGGTCTTAACACAAGCGTTACCCACGTTGACTTTATGATCGGATCGCCTGAGATGGATATCTACGGCATTTCCGCAGACGGCTCGCAAGAACCCGTCTTCCTCAAAGGAAACTGGGCGTTTTAA